The sequence below is a genomic window from Salminus brasiliensis chromosome 6, fSalBra1.hap2, whole genome shotgun sequence.
TACAGCTGcaaacacagaacagaaacTTTCAAGCTTGATCGGATATGCAGATCAACTCAACTCAATTCAATGTGAATACATCCAGACAGTAATGGCAATGGTAATTGACAACAGTggtgttaaaaataaaatattaataaatacagggCTTTTTAATGGAGTGCCACTCCTCACACCCATTCATTCTCAAGAGGTCAGAACAATTTAGAATATgtagcctttaaatatgctacTCAAGTCCAGTTTCTCATTTCAGAGAATGCATCAACTTCTCAGGCAACAAAGCAGATATCCTGCATCTGCCCACGCTCAACCGTTAGCACTGAAAATTGACATCAGGTAGTTAGGGACACAAGCAGAAAAGAAAGCAAACTGAAACAGTTCCTGTAAGAAACCTGTAACGTCATAACCTTTAAACAAAAATACCTGTGTTCATGGGAGTCCTGGAAGACAAACTACCCTCCGAAAAGAGCCTGTGAAAACACTGCAGCTAAAAAAAAGCAGGGATGACAGTGAGTTCAAGCCACGCACAGCGATCTACTTCTTCAGCCTTGCTAGTATTACAGGAAGTAAGAGGAACCACACAGCTTGCATGAGCTGCTCTATCTCTGTAGCCACCCGTAGTGAAACTTGTGCTGCAGACGCATGGGCCTTTAGATTAGAAATGGCTGGTGCCTTCACATAGCACTGGCTGCTCAGATGAACTGGTGGTGCTGGGGAGGGGTGGCATGTCAGGGTGGGAGTGATCTTAACCTGAGAAGTCCTTTggtttgtctttgtgttttaaTGGCATGGCTTTAGGTAGCAGGACTGGTCAGGACATACAGTTAATGGctgataaataatataattaatacatgaaattctctctctctctctctctctctctctctatatatatatatatatatatatatattcatatatttttgtgATTTTATTGGACTTAACTGGCCAACATCCTACATttatgtttgaatgtttttttttttttttctgttttatgtAAATTAACTCTTCTCTGATAGGCTGCTAGCATTCAACCGCACCCAACTTCAACATgattgggtggggctaaactgtagGCTgatacacactatactatacacactccACACTTGTGGAGCACtcttgtgaggatttgattgcattgaacAAGAgtgtcaccaccccaccttcaAGGGGCGGCGGGGGGttctttacacccctctagcccacgtcctcaagtcctattctattggcaatacgtctCTACAGAAACTAAACAAaccgtgtgtgtgcatttgcacgtgtgtcagtaatgggtgtaacttaaagtagccgaatgcattcattagaagaggtgtccacaaacatttggacacatagtgtatgttagctaactagctagcgcTAACGTTTTTTTGTGACATCGCAAAttgatgaaaataaaaaaatggctcTTTTGCAGCTTAATTGATTGACCATACTGGACTGAAAGGGGgctaaaatgtatgttttatagtattaacagtgttttaaaaatgtcattattttattaagttCAGTTTTTTTAGATAAGGGTCATTTAACTTAATTCATGTTAGCTAGctgctagctagttagctaacgGTCCTGAAGCGAATTGCTGGGCCCTTTCAGCCTacctttttttctgtgttttggGGGAAAGAAGCAAACTGAGTGCTGTAGTAGTTTTTACATGAATATTTAAAAGAGCCCGTAGCTACAGTCTACAGTCAATGTAACACTGAGGCTGACCTCTCCTCCAACAGAACAAGAAACACAGCCCGACTGCGCCGACTGACGCCATCTTCTGGCTCAGACGGAATTGTGTTAAAACGACCCGGATGACAAGTCTCGCGATATGACGGGCGGTGTTCCTCCATCCTAGCTCCTTGCAGAAGGGCACAGCGAGGCCGGGAGCGTCAGCAGAGTCCGCTCTAATAAGAGACATTTCGGCCTAAGTATTCGCACTTCCCTCCTTCAGACATGCTGTCGAGGCTTGTGGTAGTTTCAGGTTGGTGCATTTGTACTGCATTTTGGTGACTGTTTTGATGTAGGCGTGTTTTTGTGAGCTGCAGATCAGAGTGAATGTGAAGTTGAAGGGTAAAAGTGCAGGCCtggctcctgctcctgctgctgctgctgctgctgctgctgctgctgctgcgcgcTAGCTGTTAGCTAGCAGAGTATAGCACAGAGAAATCACAGTAGCTAAACGCGCTTGGCTTTAATTTGATGGCCATGTCGAGTTTATAATACGTGGGGCTGATTTCTCacgctgtttgtgtgtttttgctgagTAACGTGACGGTTTAACCAcgcagctaaagctaaagctaaagcttcaggctagctgtctggctaaacGTCCTTCCATGAGTGAACAGTGTCACTAGCTAGCTTAGTGCTACATTAAGATTTCGGGTAAAATGGCTAGCTAGTGCCTCAAAAACAGTCGTCTTATGCTGTCTGTTTTTCTTGAAGGTTGTGATCAGTCAAGTCTCATTTGTCGTTTAGAGACAAAAACTATTACTGAATGAAAAATAGCTCGTTTTAGGAGGAGAGGATTGAGTGTTTTGACTTCAGCCTGTCATGATAAATAGTAAaaaggttagctagctagctaaattacTACAGGGCACTCGTTTAGCAAATGTCTCCCAACATCTGTTAATGCACATACAAGGTGACTTCAGCAATATAAGGGTACATCTTAAACGGTTTAACGTTGAGGGCTTAATGTGAGCTATAGGCTGAGTGTATGTGAGCTAATGTGAGCAGTCCTCAGTCTTACTGAAGATGACATTGTGAGTCTGACCCTTAACAGTGCTGGTATCTCTCTGCAGGCTCTGCCCTGAAAAACGGTGGACTCCTCAGAGCCTGGTAAGCAAACTATATTATCATAATTTACAATGAAAAAGTTGTTGATGTGAAGTAAGTCATAGTGTGTAGGCCTAGAGCTGGGCCACATGGCAAAAACTGTGACATCTGAaagattttaattaattattagcacagattcttaaaaactactgttcAAATACACTCCTGTACGCATTACAAtgattattattgaaaacatgACACTTCATCTAATGCAACCGCACTAATCACACTCCTAAAACAGGCAGTTGATCAGTGATATCCTCagtatgcttagaaaagcatattgcgtatcacaataacaaaatgtatcacgatgtgataaaatatcgtcatattgcccagccatATGTTGGAGAAAGtgagaagaaaaataataaatgacctTCACTTATTTGTTCTGCATTTAGATATAACCTCTTGCATTCAGTCTAAActctaaaatacattttatgtaaTAATTGTTTGGCTGTGTCCTATTCTTATTTTATTCTGATCTAGAGCATGATTAGCAGCTCTGTTTGTTGCTCTGATTGTGATTGCTGATCACTGCTCAGCTTCAATGCCGTGATTCGTCCCTCCCGTTGTCGTTCGCACTCACGCATAGCTGTCCCAAAGGCCACATGGATAACACAGAAGAAGTTTGGAAGCAGTGTGGTACAGAAGAGAACTGGCTGCCAGTCTTTCTTGTAACCTGTAGTTTGAAAACCACTTGTGTGGAGAATGTTTTGCTGATGTATGACTGATGTAAATGTGGTTGATCGTGCACTGTTTTCTGCGTGCTGTCCTCATCTCTTTttcctctgtctctttttcagtGCGGTTCAGGCCTCTCGCTCCCTCCACTCATCCCCTCAGAGCCAGGCACCCGTGTCCCCTCTGCCTGAACATGGAGGAAAAGTCCGTCATGGAATCATCCCTGAagagttcttcacactcttgtACCCCAAAACTGGTGTCACAGGTGGgttagttgtgttttttttttttgttttgtttttttgttttttttaaataaataaaaagctaaGATTTCCTAAAAAgctcaagttttttttttttttttttgcaagtcTGTGCcaatttctctctcacacacactctctctgtctctctctgtctcaatTCTCAGGACCCTACATGCTGGGCACTGGATTAGCGCTGTACCTGCTCTCCAAGGAGATCTATGTCATCAACCATGAGACCATTGCTGCGATCTCCATTGGTTCAGTATTAATTTATATTGTCAAGAAGTTTGGTCCAAGTGTGGCAGCTTTTGCTGACAAACTAAATGCGGTAGGTCCCCCCCTCCCTTTCCAATATTTAAACCCCTTATATTTAGCTACACAGTGAATAATGGCATTTAAACAGAAACTGTCTTTGAGAGCACATGACACAACTTTAGCATCCTTGGTCCTTTTGAAATTCACCAGAAATTATGACCCTGCTTACGTTTTCTGTAGTAACATCATATGCATGTGCCTGTTCAGTGTGACATCAGTGTCAAAATAAATCATACCTCATATTTGAACATTCTGTCAACACTGTGACTTACTCTGTCTGCAGGAAAAATTGGCACAGGCCCAGGACGCGAAAGACTCTGCCGTATCCAGCCTGACTCAAGCCATAGAAGACGAGAAGAGGGAGCAGTGGAGAGTAGATGGGAGACAGATGCTCTTTGATGCTAAGAGGGTAAGAATATAAAGGGGTTAAATAAAATGGATTGAAAACACCCTCACatgcttttgtcttgtttaatgCAGTCTAAGCAATTCTTTTAGTTTTAGAGCGTTTCTCTGCtccacccactcacacacacttttactccTACAGAACAATGTGGCTATGTTGCTGGAGACCAACTACAGGGAACGGCTTCAAATGGTCACCCGTGAGGTGAAGAAGAGACTGGACTACCAGGTGGAGCTTCAGAACCTGCAGCGGCGTATGGAGCAGGAGCACATGGTCAACTGGGTTGAACAGAATGTCATCAAGAGTATCACACCACAACAGGTATTTCTGCCTCTATGAATGATATACCTGTACTAGTGCAcatgttttgctggttgtttgtgtgtatgtttttaagTCTACCGAACGGGATGTCTCATTTAGCAAACACAAAAGGTCAGAATTGTGGCAGAACCTCAGAGGATGTGTCCAGATGTGTAGCTTGGATCTTAGTGTAAAAGTGAATGTTCATAATCTGTGATTTTCATGCAGTTGTTGATCACACACTAAAGTACACTAAAGTAAAGTACTACTCAATTTATTGAGGTATAAGGTCAGGGTTTAGTTCATGTCACAGGTTGGATCTCATGGTTCAGTACAAGTTTCACCCACTTACTGTATAAAATTACTGTATgtactttaatactgtgtacAGTGTATTCTCTGTGCCACTGCGTGCCCTGAATTGTCATCTGTACTATGACTGAATACACACACCATTTAGTGTGTACCACAGTGGCTAGTGTAGCAAACATGTTTGTCCATGCTACTATTCTCCATTTCTTTTTAAAGCTCCCCAGGCTTTTAGATTCCCATCATAGTTTAATCCACTTTCTCAATTCAATCAGTTACAACAAAACAATGATATTTGGTTAATTATTAGCTTAGTTCACATACCTTTGATTGTGGACAGGTTTACTATGTAATGTGGTGGTTCAGTTGAAACTGCAGTTGCAAAGCTGGTGTTTAACTGGGTAAATCAATTCACTGCTGCGCCCCCCTGTGGTGGAGCATTGCTACAGCTTTACTAACACAAATGACAGAAATCTGCCATTTCGAAAGTAGTTTATGTAGCTCCAACATTTTCCTAATTACATAGTTAAAGTCTGTGTGATGgataaatagataaaataataatgccATGATGGTTTTGATGTTTGTTTGAAGCCCTAGATTTCAGATTGTCTTTCAAAGAGACCTAGGGGGTTATTAGGTGGTCTCTTTGTATTTTGCATCTTGAGGaaatcttttacatttttattgaaaGAATTTTTCATTGCTGTTCGATTTCATTCTGGTGGAGACAGCAGAATTGTGTGAACAGGCATGTCTCCACATGCTTATTCAGTCTGTTATCTCTTAAAAAAGCCTTTCCGCGATGCGTTTGagttttttggagcatttatgtgcagagttttttgtttgtttatgttttgagGGGGGTGTGGATGAAACTTGGTGCACAGTACATAGAGTTGGGGAAGAGTTGAAAGCTTCTCCACTAGGTGGGGACATTGCATTGCTACTTCATCCAGTTACAGTGATGTGTGGTCCCAATATGTATAGTCTGAACACTGTCTTTAGATTGTGAGGTTTAGAAACCTTGAGCAAGTTCACCCTGAAGAGTTTCACCTTGAATGGCTTTAAATTCTTCTTCTCACTTTCtgatttttctctgttttcagGAGAAGCAGAGCATTGCCAAGTGCATTGCAGATTTAAAGGTGCTGGCTAAAGCCCAATCCAGAGCAACAGTGTAATGTTTCCATTAATGGGCCCTTGTGTCTACAATTGGAGCCGACTGCTTTCCATCATAAATAAACTATTTCCTCGTGAAGTTGGTCTTACCGTGTTGACAAGTGTACATACAcctattaaataaaatatttggtTACTCACTAAATGGCTCCTGTGCATTTGTTATTGAGGCTAAGCTTTTGTCTGGTTCTTTACATCAGTGGTATGAATGATGGTGTCTGTATTATCCTGAATAAATGTTTACAGCATCATGACCACCCTCAGGTAGGAATTCGCCACACCTAAGATGGTCATAAATGGGTCATAAAAGCTATTGCTGGCAACCTCTCCCAAGAGGACAAAGTTTAGCCGTATGTGACATGCGTCATCTTTGGCTTGTCCAACCTGTTTCCAACCTTTGAACTGGGGATGTAACCCAGAGGTGTTCTCAAGTCTAGTTCCTGGTGACCCACAGCAGCTCAACAGCTTTATTTTTGATCAAGCAGGAACATTGAGTGCTTGTGCTTGGACTGCCCCAGCCTGTGCACTTCTAATCTTTAAGGATGGAATAGGATTTTCTATTACACCGGGTCAATCAGTGACTTAAAACCGCCTTCAGCGTCTTCCTATCTGCTCTTACAGGTGCATCTGGACTTTGCACCAGGTTTTACTAAGCAGGAAGTTTGGGGTATTTCTGCATTTTCTCTGAAATGGGTCTGTAATGGTGGATTACCGGAGTTTGAGAATGGAGCACTAAGGAAGAACTTACAAGACTGGGTCTCAGGTAATGTGCCTTATTGTGCCATGTTCAACATTTCCACTGGAGACAAGATGTAAATCTAAGGATGTGCTTTATTTTTTGGTGAATGTGAGGgaacatatgtttttttttttaaatagaaggATAATTCATTTAGGAGGGTGTTACAGACTCTGGGGTATTTTTGATGCTAAAAGAACTGTTTTGTTCTTAAATTATCCATAGACCTTTATAGAGTTCAATAAAGACACTTGTCCTCTTTCAGATAAACGTTTCTACACATGTAGTAACTCCGCAGTAGTACTATTAATGCTTTCCCCACTGAACAATTCAACATTTGAACCTAATACATTTTAACCAGATGGGTTTTGCCTTTGTGTAACTGGAGAATTATGGGAGAAATTATGCCCTTTAATCATAAAAATGAACTATATTAGTATTATATAAACTAAATTAGTAGTGTTGTAATTTCTTTGTTGGATCATAGGGTGTTGGCTGGTCTTTGTATTACTACATTTATCATCCTGATATCGTGACTTCATCTTCTGGCACAGGGTGCCATTTCTTTTGCTGTTAATAGGTGTGTGACTTTACTGGAGAAAAATGTACGGGAACTACGGGAACAGCAGCATCCCTGATTTCCAGCCGAGGTACACTAATACTCCTGCTCAGATAGTGAGGTACAGCACAGTACATGCTGGGAACACTGCTTTTTTGGGAGGCTCACAACTGCTGagcagggttgccagattgctCCAGTGGTTTCCAGCCAAAATGTGTTTCAAAATCTGCCAAGATGCATAAAAACAGCCCATAATCGATATATTAACAAtgttaaaccatttaaaccaaTAGAACCCAATAATAAACTGCTGAAATCCTAAAATGTATAGATCAGTAATTACAAATGATGTAGGGCATTTGATTATTAGTTGATGATTAGTGTGATTAGTATTAGATAATTTTGTTGCACAAACTCAAATGTTTCCATTTCagttttgtattatatttaaatgacagaacacataaatatatattaaaaaataagaataaatgtatttaattttaataaaagctGTGAAATAACTATAACTATTTGTGCATTTATAGACAGTCTGCTTATATATGCTGAGCTTTCTTAACCAATTCTGGCTGATCTGTGGCAAAAAGCACCAGGCAAGCACATATCtacatttgtagtgtttgaaTTATTGGTATGCTGATTAACATCTGTATGCCACACCAGCATTTCATATTACATAATATCATgtattaatacaaaaataaagagaACAGGAACTATGACGTATCATCCACTTTGATGAACTCCAGTGTATTATAGAGGTTTCTGACCAGAGTTGTCTCCCCACAGGCTTGATATGTCTCGGCCCAGTGCAAAATCCGTCTATAGTGAGTAGACCCTCAGTTTCTCAAAATGAACATTTTCTGAAGCCCTGAGTGAAGCTGAATTGACCCCCACCCTCATATTTCTCTTACTACACAGTGCAAAGGAAGGAATATTCCGAATCCATGAACAAGCAACCTGATACTTTTCAGTACAGAGTGGAGGTAAAGATCACACCACTGTTATAAGGTTACATGCCCCTGCCTGACTCCAGACACTGATGGAATAAAGCTGTTTTCTGCTAATTATGGGTGAAGTCTAGGTCATTTACTCTCTCGTTCTAAATGTACCGGCTgtctttttcatattttatataaggAGACCACATTAGTTGTTATAATAAGGGATTATAGTCAATGCATTTCGAGCAGTCAGTGCCAGAGTAGAACAGCTTTTCTGCGTCTGGTTCAGCTGCCAATGACTGGCAAGTGTTTGCCCTCTTCCTCAGCACCTGTTCACATGCGAGTTGGACAGGAGGGAGCTGAACAGCATTGACGACTGTGTGGCCAAGCTGAAGAGTCTGGAGAGTCGAGGGAAAGTATGGGGTCAGGACATGATCCTGCAGGTGCGGGGC
It includes:
- the atp5pb gene encoding ATP synthase F(0) complex subunit B1, mitochondrial translates to MLSRLVVVSGSALKNGGLLRACAVQASRSLHSSPQSQAPVSPLPEHGGKVRHGIIPEEFFTLLYPKTGVTGPYMLGTGLALYLLSKEIYVINHETIAAISIGSVLIYIVKKFGPSVAAFADKLNAEKLAQAQDAKDSAVSSLTQAIEDEKREQWRVDGRQMLFDAKRNNVAMLLETNYRERLQMVTREVKKRLDYQVELQNLQRRMEQEHMVNWVEQNVIKSITPQQEKQSIAKCIADLKVLAKAQSRATV